A window of Geothrix edaphica genomic DNA:
GCGTCCTGGTGGGTGGCGCCCTCCACGGCATCCAGCAGCAGCAGGCTGACATCGGCCCGGGCCATGGCCTGCTTGGCCTTGAGGATGCTGAGCTTCTCGGCGCCCTCGTGGGTCTTCCCCTTCTTGCGGATGCCGGCCGTATCGATCATCCGGTAGACCTTGTCCTTCACGTGGAAGACCGTGTCCACCGTGTCCCGCGTGGTGCCGGCGACCTCGCTGACGAGGCTGCGCTCATAGCCCAGCATGCGGTTGGTGAGGGAGGACTTGCCCACGTTCGGCCGGCCGATGAGGGCGAAGCGGAGCTCGTCCGAGAGCGAGTGGATTTGGGCTTCTTCCGGTGTCCGGTGGAAGGGCAGGTGGGCGCGGAGGGCCTGGATCAGCTCGGGCACGCCCGCCCCGTGGGCGGCGGAGATGGCAAGCACTTCATCGAAGCCCAGGCCGTAGAAGCCGGCGTCGGGGGCGCCGCCCTTCATGCCGTCCAGCTTGTTGATGACGAGGAGGATGGGCTTGCCCTGGCGGCGCAGGCGCGCGGCGATCTCCTCGTCCCCGGTGGTGAGGCCGTCGTGGCCGTCCACCAGCAGGATGGCGACGTGGGCTTCGCCCAGGGCGGCCTCGGCCATGCGGGTGATGCCCTGGGTGATGACGTCATCGCCCTCGAAGTCGAGGCCGCCGGTGTCCACCAGCTCGAAGATCTCTTCGGCCTCCCCTTCCTCGCTGAGGCAGGTGACGCGGCCGTAGCTGCGGTCGCGGGTCATGCCCGGCAGGTCGTGGACCAGGGCCGCCCGGCTGCGCGTTAGCCGGTTGAAGAGGGTGGACTTGCCCACATTGGGGCGTCCGCAGAGGGCGACGAGCGGCAGTTTCATATCTGTTCCAAGCCTTCCAGTCTATCGGTTCGGGCGGGAAAAGACAGGGAAGGAATAGAGCCGTTCCACCCAATCCGCTCTAAGCTGGGGTGGAGAAATCCGACGAGGTGCATCCATGAAGAGGATTCTGGCTGTCTTTCTGGTCGTGGCCGCCTTGTTTACCGCGGGCTACTACCTCTCGACGGGCCGCCTGCCCTGGGTGGCTCTCTCGACGGAAGAGCAGCAGGTGATCGATCTGGGCGAGGAGTTCGCGCGGGTCCGCGAGCAGTGGCAGGCGGCCGGACGGACCCAGGCGCTGGGCGTGGACGCATCCAGCCAGATCGAGGCGCCGCTGGCCACCCTGGACCGCATCGACAAGGAGCTGGCGGGTCTGACACCCCAGCTGAAGTCGACCGAAGCCAAGAACCGGGCCACGATCCTGCGGAGGGACATCGCGGCGTTCAAGAGCGAGATGCGGTAGGAGGGACTTTGACTGGGTCGTTCTCCGCCTTGTGCGCCGACCCATGCTATCGGGGGCTCGAACGCGCCCCCGTCGCCCTTCGGGCTAGGGCCCGCCGCGTAGCCGGCAGCTACCCCGGCCCTCCACTGGAGGGCCTTCGCTGACGCTGCCGTCTCCGCACTCGACGCTGGATCCCGGTCGCGCATGCGCGGCCGGGGCGGGTTCGAGCCCCATCGGCCCCGCGCTTCAGAACGAAAAAAGGGTCCCGCGTGGGACCCTTTTTTCGTTCTGGCGGGGCTGACGGGGCTCGAACCCGCGACCTCCGGCGTGACAGGCCGGCACTCTAACCGACTGAGCTACAACCCCTTGCTGTTCCTACTTTTTCACCAGGCTGGCTGGTGGGCGATGACGGGCTCGAACCGCCGACATGCTGCGTGTAAGGCAGCTGCTCTACCGACTGAGCTAATCGCCCGAATCGCCGAACCACGATCCTCACATGGGACGCCGGAAGGGTCAAGGCCAAAGGTCTGCATTGAGGGTTTCCGGCTGATCTGGTAAGGTTTTCAGACTTCCGTGCCAGGGGTTCCCGCGGACCTTTCGCTGGTGTCGGTGTGACCCTGGCCGATCCATCCGGCCGTGGCCTTGGGACGTTTCTGGAGGGTGGCCTGTGGCGCTGCTGGAACTGGCGAATCTGACGCTCCGATCACCGGAAGGGGACGGCCCCGTCGCGCGCATCCTGGCCCAGATGCCGGATCCCATGCGCCCGGACCTGCCGGCCATCCTGTTCGTGATCGTGCTCCTCGTGGTGCTCTACATCTACCTCAAGCTGGTGTTCTTCAAGCCCATCACCCAGGTCATGGACGACCGGGAGCGGGACCTGAGCGCCGGCGGGGACGCCAAGGCCCAGGCCGCGGCCCAGCTGGAGGCCCGCCAGAAGGACTACCAGGGGCGGCTGAAGGACCTCCGCGCCCAGGCCTTCGCCCGCCGCAAGGCCCTGGCGGATGCCGCGGGCAAGGACAAGCAGCGGATGCTGGACGAGGCCCGCGCCAAGGCCCAGGCCGAGCGCCAGGCCGCGGTGGAATCGCTGAAGGCCCAGCAGGCGGAGGCCAGGCAGAGTCTCCTGGCCCAGGTGGACGCCCTCTCCGAGTCCATGGCCCAGACCCTTCTGAAGCAGGCCTGAGCATGAAGACGCTGACCCGACTCTCCCTCGCCGCCGCCCTGGCCCTCGGCCCCCTCGGGCTCGCGGCCCAGACGCATGAGACCCACCCGGCTCCCGCAGCCGAGAGGCACGAGGCCCCTGCCGCCGGGCACGCAGCCCCGCCGGCCGAAGGCCATGCACCTGAAGCGCACGGGACGGAAGCCGCCGGCCACGAAGGGGCCGGTCACGAGGCCAAGGGCGGCGCCCATCACGGCCCGGCCATGAAGCTCTTCGGCAAGGAGTACGGCAATGGGGGGGCCTTCCTCGTCCAGCTGCTGAACTTCGCCATCTACGGCGCGGCGCTGTTCTTCCTGCTGAAGGGCGCGCTGTCCGCCATGTTCAAGTCCCGCAAGGAGGAGCTGGAGACCCTGCTCGCCCAGGCGGAGAAGGACAAGGCCGAGGGCCAGGCCCAGATGAGGGAGATGGAAGCCAAGATGGCCGGGCTCGAGGGCGAGCTGGCGGGTATCCTCGCCAAGGCCGAGACCGACGCCGAGGCCGAGAAGCAGCGGGTACTGGAGGCCGCGAAGGCCGAGGCCACCCAGATCCTCGCCCAGGCCCAGGCCGAGATCGGCTTCCAGAAGCGCCAGGCCGAGCAGGAGCTGCGGGCCCTCGTGGCCGAGCTGGCCGTGGAAGGTGCCGCCAAGCGCCTGGAAACCAAGCTCCAGGGCCCCGACGCCGCCCAGGCCATCGACCGTGCCATTCAGCAGATTGGAGGCGTGCAGTGAGCAACCGCCTGACCGCCCGGCGCTACGCCAAGGCCCTCCTCCAGATCGGCGACCAGCAGGGCAACGTGCCCCAGCTGCAGGAGGAACTCGACACCGTGGCCGCCGCCGTGGCCGCCAACGGCGACCTCGCCCGCCTCGTGGCCTCCCCCCTGGTGCTGCCCACCAAGAAGGCCGAAGTCTTCGAGGCCATCCTCGCCAGCGCCAAGGTCAGCCCGACGCTGCGCCACTTCTTCCGCGTGGTGGCCGAGGCCGGTCGCCTCAACCTGCTGGCGGACATCCACCGCACCTTCGCGGATCAGGTGGACGAGCGCGCGGGCATCGTCGAGGCCAAGGTGGCCAGCGCCCAGCCGCTGAGCGAGGCCCAGACCCGGGCCCTCGTGGCTTCGCTCACCGCCCGCACGGGCAAGACCATCCGCCTCACCTGGCACCAGGATCCCGCCCTCCTCGGCGGCGTGAAGGTCCAGGTGGGCTCCACGGTCCTGGACGCCTCGCTCCAGGGCCAGCTCCGCCAGCTCAAGGCCCAGCTTCTCTCGGCTTAATTCCTTTCGCATTCACCCGCAGGTTTGGAGGACTTCATGGACATCCGCGCGGAAGAGATTTCCCGCATCATCCGCAGCCAGATCGAGGGCTTCGACGCCCAGGTGGACGTGGCCGAGGTCGGCACCGTCATCAGCGTCGGTGACGGCATCGCCCGCGCCTACGGCCTCGAGAAGGCCATGGCCGGCGAGCTGCTGGAACTGCCCCACGGCGTGATGGGTCTGGCCTTCAACCTGGAGGAGGACAACGTCGGCATCATCCTGCTGGGCGATGCCGCCGCCATCAAGGAAGGCGACACCGTCAAGCGCACGGGCAAGATCATGTCCGTGCCCGTGGGCCCCGCCTTCGTGGGCCGCGTGGTGGATGCGCTGGGCAACCCCATCGACGGGAAGGGCCCCATCCAGGCCGTCCAGACCAACCCCATCGAGCAGATCGCCCCGGGCATCGTGGACCGCAAGAGCGTGCACGAGCCCATGCAGACGGGCCTCAAGGCCATCGACAGCCTGATCCCCATCGGCCGCGGCCAGCGCGAGCTGATCATCGGCGACCGCCAGACCGGCAAGACCGCCGTCGCCGTGGACACGATCATCAACCAGAAGGACACCGGCGTCATCTGCATCTACGTCGCCATCGGCCAGAAGCGCTCCACCATCGCCCAGGTGGTGAAGACCCTGGAAGAGTACGACGCCATGAAGCACACCATCGTGGTGGCCGCTTCCGCCTCCGAAGCCGCTCCGCTGCTCTTCCTGGCCCCCATGACCGGCGCCGCCCTCGGCGAGTACTTCATGTGGCACGGCCAGGACGGCAAGCCTGCGGGCAAGGACAACCCCGGTGGCCACGTCCTCTGCATCTACGACGATCTGTCCAAGCAGGCCGCGGCCTACCGCGAAATCTCTCTGCTGGTGCGCCGTCCTCCCGGACGCGAGGCCTACCCCGGCGACGTGTTCTACCTCCACTCCCGCCTGCTGGAACGCGCCTGCAAGTTGAGCGACGAGCGCGGCGCGGGCTCGCTGACCGCCCTGCCGGTCATCGAGACCCAGGCCGGTGACGTGTCCGCCTACATCCCCACCAACGTCATCTCCATCACCGATGGCCAGATCTTCCTCGAGAGCGACCTCTTCAACGCCGGCGTCCGTCCCGCTGTGAACGTGGGCATCTCCGTGAGCCGCGTGGGTGGTTCCGCCCAGGTGAAGGCCATGAAGTCCGTGGCCGGCACCATCAAGCTGGACCTCGCCCAGTACCGTGAGCTGGCGGCCTTCGCCCAGTTCGGTTCCGACCTGGACAAGGCCACCCTGGCCCAGCTGAACCGCGGCCAGCGCCTGGTGGAGATCCTGAAGCAGGGCCAGTACCAGCCCATGCCCGTGGAGAAGCAGGTGGTCATCATCTGGGCCGCCACCAACGGCTATGTGGATGACCTCCCAGTGCCCCAGGTGCGGCGCTTCGAAGCCGAGTTCATGGCCTACCTCGACGTGAACGCCCCCGAAGTGCTCCGCGGCATCCGCGACACCAAGGTGCTCAGCGACGATGCCAAGGCCCAGCTCAAGACCCAGGTGGCGGCCTTCAAGGAGACCTTCGCGGCCTCCCTGAACCAGACCGCGGGAGCCTAGTCCGATGGCCGGTCTCCAGGACATTCGCCGCCGCATCCGGTCGGTGAAGAACACCCAACAGGTCACCAAGGCCATGAAGATGATCTCCGCGGTGAAGCTGCGGAAATCTCAGGAACGCCTGGTGGCTCTGCGTCCCTACGCCAGCAAGATGATGGAAGTCGTCCGCCGGGTCGTGAGCCGCATCAAGGGTGATTCCGAGATCCAGCCGGGCCCCGCCGCCCAGGCCTTTCTGTCCCCCCGCGAGGAGAAGCGCATCCGCGTGGTCCTCGTGGCCTCCGACAAGGGCCTCTGCGGCGGCTTCAATGCCAACGTGCTCAAGGCCGCCAACACCTTCCTGGCGGAGACCACCGCCGAGATCGTCCACCTCGACGTGGTGGGCAAGCGGGCGGCCGAATGGGCGCGCAAGCGGGGGCTGACCGCCGCGGGCGAGTACCTGGGGATTCCCCTCAAGGGCCTGCAGCGCGTGGTGACCGAGATCTCCGAGGGCGCCGCCGCCCAGTACCACGCGGGCGAGATCGACGCGCTCTACGTGATCTACAACTACTTCAACAGTCCCATGTCCCAGACGCCCACGGTGTTCCGGGTCTTCCCCATGGAACTGGACCGGCGAGCCGAAGGCCGGGAGGCCGTCGAGGTGTCCCACCTGCTCGAGCCCGATCCCAACGCGGTGCTGGAGACCCTGCTGCCCCGCTTCGTGGAGACGGAGTTGCTCCGCAACCTCCTGGAGAGCAGCGCCTCCGAGCACGGCGCCCGCATGGCGGCCATGGACAAGGCCAGCAACAATGCCGGCGAGATGATCGCCAAGCTGACCCTGACCATGAACAAGATCCGCCAGGCCGGCATCACTAACCAGATCATCGAGATCGTGTCCGGCGCCAACGCCTAGTCCATCTGCCCATTCCTTCGTCGAGGTTCCCCATGTCCAACAACCTTCAAGGCCGCGTGATCGCGATCGTCGGTCCCGCCGTGGACGTCGAGTTCGGCAGCCACCTGCCCGAAATCATGAACGCGCTGCTCACCGAGATCAGCGGCGTCACGGTGACGCTGGAGGTGCAGCAGCACCTCGGCGAGAACCGCGTGCGCTGCGTCTCCATGCAGCCCACCGAGGGCATGGTCCGCGGCCAGATCGTGACCGACACGGGCAAGCCCATCAACGTGCCCGTGGGCCCCGAGACGCTGGGCCGCATCATCAACGTCGTGGGCGACCCCGTGGACGAGCGCGGTCCCATCGGCCACAAGATGACCCTCCCCATCCACCGCGAGGCCCCCAAGTACGAGGACCTGAACACCACCTCCGAGATGTTCGAGACGGGCATCAAGGTCATCGACCTGCTGGAACCCTACGCGAAGGGCGGCAAGACGGGCCTCTTCGGCGGCGCCGGCGTGGGCAAGACGGTGCTCATCATGGAGCTCATCAACAACATCGCCAAGGGCCACGGCGGCTACTCCGTGTTCGCGGGCGTGGGCGAGCGCACCCGCGAGGGCAACGACCTCTGGCACGAGATGATGGACAGCGGCGTCATCGACAAGAACGACCTGTCGAAGAGCAAGGTGGCCCTCATTTACGGCCAGATGACCGAACCGCCCGGAGCCCGTGCCCGCGTGGCGCTCACTGGCCTCACCGTCGCCGAGTACTTCCGCGACGTGGAAGGCAAGGACGTGTTGCTCTTCGTGGACAACATCTTCCGCTTCACCCAGGCCGGTGCCGAAGTGTCCGCGCTGCTGGGCCGCATGCCCTCCGCCGTGGGCTACCAGCCGACGCTGGCCACGGAGATGGGCGAGCTGCAGGAGCGCATCACCTCCACCAAGAAGGGCTCCATCACCTCCGTGCAGGCGGTGTACGTGCCCGCGGACGACTACACGGATCCCGCGCCCGCCACCACCTTCGCCCACCTGGACGCCACCACGAACCTCTCCCGTGAGATCGCGGCCCTGGGCATCTACCCCGCCGTGGATCCCCTGGCGTCCACCAGCCGCCTGCTGGACCCCCGCATCCTGGGCGAGCACCACTACAACACCGCCATGCGCGTGAAGCAGATCCTGCAGAAGTACAAGGAGCTGCAGGACATCATCGCCATCCTCGGCATGGACGAGCTGAGCGATGACGACAAGCTCATCGTGGCCCGCGCCCGCAAGATCCAGCGCTTCCTCAGCCAGCCCTTCTTCGTGGCCGAGCAGTTCACGGGCATGGCGGGCAAGTACGTCAAGCTCGAGGACAGCATCAAGGGCTTCAGCGAGATCTGCGATGGCAAGTGGGACCACCTGCCCGAGCAGGCCTTCTACCTCGTCGGCACCATCGAAGAGGCCGTCGAGAAGGCTGAAAAGCTCGCCGCCGTCTAGTTCTGTCTTTCTCCAACTCGGAATCCGCGCGAGCGGATTCCGAGCCTTGAAAAGAGCCTGCCATGTCTCAATCCATCAAGCTGGAAGTGGTGACGCCGGAGCGGCCGGTCTTCTCGGCCGAAGTATCCGAGGTGCAGTTCCCCACGGCCACCCGCGGCTACTACGGCATCCTGCCGGGCCACACGCCCCTGATGACTGCCGTGGGCGACGGCCTCCTGTACTACGTCCAGGATGGCCAGAAGCACTGGATCACGGTCTTCGGCGGCTTCGCGGAAGTGGGCCCCGACCGGGTGACCATCCTTGCCCGGGAGAGCGAGACGGTGGACATGATTGACCTGGAGCAGGTCGAGGCCCAGCGCCAGCGGGCCCTCAAGCTCCTGAAGGAGGCCGTCACGGAGCACGACCTGGCCGCCGCCCAGGCCGCCCTCGATGCCAGCCTCATCCGCCTCCAGGCGGCCGGGCATCCCGCGGGCCACGGATTCTGACCTCACGGCCATCGCCTCGCCCCGCCTTTCCCACCCGACCTCATGGACCCGCCCCGGCTGGCCGATGAGGTCGGGTGAAGACTGTCTGATGGAGGAACCTTGTCAGGCGCTCCACTTCCCGTGATCGATCCCCGGCCCCTCCAGGACCTCCTGGAGATGGGGGCGGAGCCGGGCCTGGTGGGGGAGCTGATCGGGTTGCTCGAGGGGGACTTCCCCACCCGGCTGGCCTCCCTGCGGAAGGCCCTCGAGGCCTCAGACAAGGAGGCGGCCCTGCCGGAGGCCCACCAGCTGAAGGGGGCCCTGGGCACCTTGGGGCTCCCGCGGTTCGCCGACCTGGTCCGCCAACTGGAGGGGCACCTCCGGGAAGGGCGCTGGGAAGAGGCCCGTCGGCTGCTCGGGACCTTCCCGGCCGCCTACCAGGAGGCCGTGACGGCGCTCCGGGCGGCCTTTCCGGAAACGTGAGGGGTCACCAGGACAGCCGCTCGTCCTGGGCCAGCAGGCTGATTCGGGGATCGCCGAGGGCCTGCAGCTGGGGCAGCATGGTGTCCTTGTCGCCCGGAGTGAGGTGGTAGACCCGCACCGGCACATCCCGGTTGAGCTTCCGCAGCTCCGCGCCGAGCTTGGCGGGGGTGAGGTGCTTGGAGGCTTCGGCCAGCCAGGCCTGCTCGTTGGGGAAGCTGGCCTCGGTGATGACGAGCCGCAGGTTGGGCGTGGCGTTGGCCACCTCCCAGATCTGGTCGGTCTCGGCGGTGTCGCTGGTGAAGATGAAGGCGTCCGTCCCGTCGTCCACCTTGTAGCCCACGCAGGGCACCAGGTGGTTCACGCGGATGGGGGTGATATGCAGGCCGCACACGTGGTAGGTGTGTCCGGGCTCGATCTCGGTGTAGCGGATGGTGGGATCGTTGGGGCTGGGGATCACGCTGAAGTCGGGCCAGAGCTCGTCATTGAAGAGGTGGCGGCGCAGGGCGTCCAGGGTCTCGGGCAGGGCGTGGATCTCCACGGCCTCGTGGGTGTGCCCGAAGATGTTCTTGGTGAAGAAGGGCAGCGTGCAGATGTGGTCCAGGTGCGAGTGGCTGAGGAACACGTGCTGGATCCTCACCTGCTCCTCCACCGCCAGGGCCGCCGTGATGGAGCCGGCGTCGATGGCCACGCAGCCGTTCACGAGCAGCCCCGTCAGGCGCTCGCCATCGGCCTCCCCGCCGCTGCAGCCCAGGATCCGGAGTTCCATCGCCCCTCGGTGTAAGTGGACTCATCATACGAAAAAGAGGCGCCGGAGGCGCCCCTTTTTCGCGGAGGGGACAAACCCTAGAAGCGGATGCCGCCGTAGATGCCCACCTGCAACTTGGGTCCGAGGTCTTCATCGGTGAGGGGAACCGCCACCTCGAGGCCGATGAACGGCTTCACGATGGGCGTGGGGAAGGCATAGCCTGCGTTCACGCGCGCCCAGGGACGGCTGTAGGTCTCAGAGGAGGAATAGACGTTGGTGATCGTGCGTTTCTCGAAACGGTAATCCACGCCGGCGCCGACGGCGATCAGGGCCTTGAAGTTGAACATGGCCCCGACGGCCCAGTATTCGTTCCCCAGCTTGGTGGGGACCAGGAAGCCATTGGGCTTGAGGTCTGTTTCAACCTTGGGCTGGTAGGCGGCCGTGACCTGGAACAGGGCCGGGCCGAAATCCACCAGGGCGTAGCCCAGCCGCGCGGCGACGACCGTCTTGTCCTCGGCCTCGACCTTGGAGAGGGTGTCCCGGGAGGTGTAGCTCTGCCGGGAGACATTGAGGCCCAGCTCGAAGCTCTGGGCCGCGAGGGGCGCTGCGAGGAGCAGGGGCAGGACAAGCTTCTTCATGAGCGGGCTCCAGAGGGGTGAATGGGTAAACTTTACCCCATATGGCGCGAATGGAGGCGCCGAAATCCAGCTTCGCACCGGCAAAAGGAAGGGGTCCCATCCGGGACCCCTGTGAAGCAGAGACCCCGGCGGGGCCTCAGAAGCGGATGCCGCCGTAGATCCCGATCTGCACCTGGGGGGCCAGGGCCTCGCTCAGATCCTTGTAGGTGGCGGTGGTGTCCTTCTTGGTGAGGGGTGCGGCCACTTCCAGGGCGAAGAAGGGGCTCACGATGGGCGTGGGGATGCTGAAGCCCACATTGATCCGGGCCCAGGGCCGGCCCAGGGTGCTGTCGGTGCTGGGGCCGCTGGTGGGGCGCCAGGTGAGGTTCTCAGAGCGGTACTCCACCCCGGCACCCACATTCACGAGCAGCTTCCAGTTCACCATGGCGCCCACGGCCCAGTACTGGTTCTCCAGCTCGCCGTACTTGGTGCCGCCATAGGTGAGGTCGCCGGTGGTCTTGTTGTGCCAGGTGGCGTTCAGCTGGAGGGCGGCCACCTTCAGGTCCACCACATCGAAGCCGCCCCGGATGGCGAAGCCCGTGGGGCTCACAGCGTCGT
This region includes:
- the der gene encoding ribosome biogenesis GTPase Der, which produces MKLPLVALCGRPNVGKSTLFNRLTRSRAALVHDLPGMTRDRSYGRVTCLSEEGEAEEIFELVDTGGLDFEGDDVITQGITRMAEAALGEAHVAILLVDGHDGLTTGDEEIAARLRRQGKPILLVINKLDGMKGGAPDAGFYGLGFDEVLAISAAHGAGVPELIQALRAHLPFHRTPEEAQIHSLSDELRFALIGRPNVGKSSLTNRMLGYERSLVSEVAGTTRDTVDTVFHVKDKVYRMIDTAGIRKKGKTHEGAEKLSILKAKQAMARADVSLLLLDAVEGATHQDAVIAGYAQEAGAAVILVVNKWDLVEKDTHTIYGAEEDLRRSLGFLHHAPMIFLSALTGQRVSKLFGMIDELAEAHGRRISTGELNRFLRESVAAMSPHAIDGKLPKLYFMTQVGVRPPSFVVKANTDRGLHFSYVRYLENRLREQFGLAGVPLRLSVQKKKKGEGEEAEVAAVRRILDPGEGLKPSRSNESLQAQRVDKVKAKPRPKKKEGPKPAAKQAPKKGKSAPPKRVRQKSTKRP
- a CDS encoding ATP synthase F0 subunit B: MALLELANLTLRSPEGDGPVARILAQMPDPMRPDLPAILFVIVLLVVLYIYLKLVFFKPITQVMDDRERDLSAGGDAKAQAAAQLEARQKDYQGRLKDLRAQAFARRKALADAAGKDKQRMLDEARAKAQAERQAAVESLKAQQAEARQSLLAQVDALSESMAQTLLKQA
- a CDS encoding ATP synthase F0 subunit B — encoded protein: MKTLTRLSLAAALALGPLGLAAQTHETHPAPAAERHEAPAAGHAAPPAEGHAPEAHGTEAAGHEGAGHEAKGGAHHGPAMKLFGKEYGNGGAFLVQLLNFAIYGAALFFLLKGALSAMFKSRKEELETLLAQAEKDKAEGQAQMREMEAKMAGLEGELAGILAKAETDAEAEKQRVLEAAKAEATQILAQAQAEIGFQKRQAEQELRALVAELAVEGAAKRLETKLQGPDAAQAIDRAIQQIGGVQ
- the atpH gene encoding ATP synthase F1 subunit delta, translating into MSNRLTARRYAKALLQIGDQQGNVPQLQEELDTVAAAVAANGDLARLVASPLVLPTKKAEVFEAILASAKVSPTLRHFFRVVAEAGRLNLLADIHRTFADQVDERAGIVEAKVASAQPLSEAQTRALVASLTARTGKTIRLTWHQDPALLGGVKVQVGSTVLDASLQGQLRQLKAQLLSA
- the atpA gene encoding F0F1 ATP synthase subunit alpha; this translates as MDIRAEEISRIIRSQIEGFDAQVDVAEVGTVISVGDGIARAYGLEKAMAGELLELPHGVMGLAFNLEEDNVGIILLGDAAAIKEGDTVKRTGKIMSVPVGPAFVGRVVDALGNPIDGKGPIQAVQTNPIEQIAPGIVDRKSVHEPMQTGLKAIDSLIPIGRGQRELIIGDRQTGKTAVAVDTIINQKDTGVICIYVAIGQKRSTIAQVVKTLEEYDAMKHTIVVAASASEAAPLLFLAPMTGAALGEYFMWHGQDGKPAGKDNPGGHVLCIYDDLSKQAAAYREISLLVRRPPGREAYPGDVFYLHSRLLERACKLSDERGAGSLTALPVIETQAGDVSAYIPTNVISITDGQIFLESDLFNAGVRPAVNVGISVSRVGGSAQVKAMKSVAGTIKLDLAQYRELAAFAQFGSDLDKATLAQLNRGQRLVEILKQGQYQPMPVEKQVVIIWAATNGYVDDLPVPQVRRFEAEFMAYLDVNAPEVLRGIRDTKVLSDDAKAQLKTQVAAFKETFAASLNQTAGA
- the atpG gene encoding ATP synthase F1 subunit gamma, with amino-acid sequence MAGLQDIRRRIRSVKNTQQVTKAMKMISAVKLRKSQERLVALRPYASKMMEVVRRVVSRIKGDSEIQPGPAAQAFLSPREEKRIRVVLVASDKGLCGGFNANVLKAANTFLAETTAEIVHLDVVGKRAAEWARKRGLTAAGEYLGIPLKGLQRVVTEISEGAAAQYHAGEIDALYVIYNYFNSPMSQTPTVFRVFPMELDRRAEGREAVEVSHLLEPDPNAVLETLLPRFVETELLRNLLESSASEHGARMAAMDKASNNAGEMIAKLTLTMNKIRQAGITNQIIEIVSGANA
- the atpD gene encoding F0F1 ATP synthase subunit beta; translation: MSNNLQGRVIAIVGPAVDVEFGSHLPEIMNALLTEISGVTVTLEVQQHLGENRVRCVSMQPTEGMVRGQIVTDTGKPINVPVGPETLGRIINVVGDPVDERGPIGHKMTLPIHREAPKYEDLNTTSEMFETGIKVIDLLEPYAKGGKTGLFGGAGVGKTVLIMELINNIAKGHGGYSVFAGVGERTREGNDLWHEMMDSGVIDKNDLSKSKVALIYGQMTEPPGARARVALTGLTVAEYFRDVEGKDVLLFVDNIFRFTQAGAEVSALLGRMPSAVGYQPTLATEMGELQERITSTKKGSITSVQAVYVPADDYTDPAPATTFAHLDATTNLSREIAALGIYPAVDPLASTSRLLDPRILGEHHYNTAMRVKQILQKYKELQDIIAILGMDELSDDDKLIVARARKIQRFLSQPFFVAEQFTGMAGKYVKLEDSIKGFSEICDGKWDHLPEQAFYLVGTIEEAVEKAEKLAAV
- the atpC gene encoding ATP synthase F1 subunit epsilon, encoding MSQSIKLEVVTPERPVFSAEVSEVQFPTATRGYYGILPGHTPLMTAVGDGLLYYVQDGQKHWITVFGGFAEVGPDRVTILARESETVDMIDLEQVEAQRQRALKLLKEAVTEHDLAAAQAALDASLIRLQAAGHPAGHGF
- a CDS encoding Hpt domain-containing protein, translating into MSGAPLPVIDPRPLQDLLEMGAEPGLVGELIGLLEGDFPTRLASLRKALEASDKEAALPEAHQLKGALGTLGLPRFADLVRQLEGHLREGRWEEARRLLGTFPAAYQEAVTALRAAFPET
- a CDS encoding MBL fold metallo-hydrolase; this translates as MELRILGCSGGEADGERLTGLLVNGCVAIDAGSITAALAVEEQVRIQHVFLSHSHLDHICTLPFFTKNIFGHTHEAVEIHALPETLDALRRHLFNDELWPDFSVIPSPNDPTIRYTEIEPGHTYHVCGLHITPIRVNHLVPCVGYKVDDGTDAFIFTSDTAETDQIWEVANATPNLRLVITEASFPNEQAWLAEASKHLTPAKLGAELRKLNRDVPVRVYHLTPGDKDTMLPQLQALGDPRISLLAQDERLSW